Proteins from one Hoplias malabaricus isolate fHopMal1 chromosome 2, fHopMal1.hap1, whole genome shotgun sequence genomic window:
- the ndufab1a gene encoding NADH:ubiquinone oxidoreductase subunit AB1a, giving the protein MAARVIARCVRSLNPRLAAVHRINAATFSSAPLLQSRSLSQQILGHRSLLNQIQYSSPLVSQLRQYGDLPPLTLDSIRDRVLYVLKLYDKINPEKLQVASHFMKDLGLDSLDQVEIIMAMEDEFGFEIPDAEAEKLMTPEEIIQYIADKKDVYE; this is encoded by the exons ATGGCGGCGCGCGTCATTGCCCGGTGTGTCCGATCGCTGAACCCCCGCCTGGCCGCCGTTCACCGGATCAACGCGGCGACGTTTTCCTCCGCTCCTCTCCTCCAGAGCCGCAGCCTCTCTCAGCAGATCCTCGGACACAGGAGCCTCCTGAACCAG ATCCAGTACAGCTCTCCGCTGGTCTCTCAGTTGCGGCAGTATGGCGACCTTCCCCCTTTAACCTTAGACTCCATTCGCGATAGGGTTCTCTATGTGCTCAAACTCTACGACAAGATCAACCCAGAGAAG CTTCAGGTCGCGTCTCACTTCATGAAGGATTTGGGGCTGGACAGTCTAGACCAAGTGGAGATCATCATGGCCATGGAGGATGAATTCG GTTTTGAGATTCCTGACGCAGAAGCAGAGAAGCTGATGACCCCTGAAGAGATCATTCAGTACATCGCAGACAAGAAGGACGTCTACGAATAA
- the palb2 gene encoding partner and localizer of BRCA2, whose protein sequence is MTEESLTSENKERLRRRLELLQREYERTVQRLQRAERREAVRRHVQNRISDQNRLLEISTSGSSQLSPASSSVLNSDLLSDQNLPPETEPDDDFPTTKKIPLVRFHLPDTSDVSPCSTPSCRRSPTKRLRSKQSRLRLQRRERESDTDSREKGLEDVEERLSEVSDQKMINGEGTSYKTSLDMERVGESGQNEKNQNGWKEKESDWEMDEEKQREGLKDGLRPNEESTDVKLRMNTDASLCSAAETPFRNQSPVEIFPTSQLEVPIRPVGQSEDKDSQSSPSASDQLFLQIQSCQSHDRSDQSQDKEDANGEESGAEKDCEIIVPPSSEKPSFLDSCTLIEGLPFPVEYYVRTTRRMAASQSPVDLDAVIHSQLSGARGRRRSNLSQRQTGGHVTSEASRPDGRLPDHPRHRGRGQRGRRGHRRKRAVGMTTRTESCSESLPDSESATESLIQSQAEPLPRASVSQTEPIQTPEPALNKPHFKNLSDSQLNLDCKLLPDEVYPIFRRRPSQAERVVLSSQDQASTNDSSPLLLSLASLTEALKMKNYRHLGQLLTTFDVQDFHLPDNEFGQLKLDRLRTSYTNVEPLIPSYSAYNTRRSSRLHGFRSHRDKDNSEVECEEQERFKSRSLTPSCSLEGSFPLSFPNRSGMNGYTESTKQIQSEADSQKSDIPSGDRDNDPGPEHSVQLSSAHQLDESLQDKGYSQTSMATEDKEKETQLKYNEETHGEQQSCPRNEAPLPSDQGSQCAALLNLSASLTSNTQHGPDLSLPLLGITPRLLNPTSPTVQTGLLASPSDQSLVLCPSQLEHVATPRLSQNEGQAAALTQSQAPATRLGSELRENTQPATDVNISECAHNDIPENSPKNKDSTEEEAQHQDITEFQSVSEYEICPETGSQSQRQTEQKDIEQKGSGPVTKPCTTNETSVLSANQSPGSYVTGQNDTTVHMASYASLVGQTADTETAYPGTPVASCDSLQKTHTIKALEGGCVLDVCLLRRPSEDWCVCVAGEWSVCVWVQKVGVQQWDLLHTWTFTQSVISLQEVPDSPGLLCVSLGRLEITEVRVLCCASPAGEFSQAELCKGALQAVVAVSDRRLVCCTAPGAQQKVTVFTLSPDGRATDSLTLVSTSLSIQTLAAVENKKDALIGWTECKTLLIWNMKSGLMIQTVRLAETMSTAVCLRGWSYKGALCVLLQRAGACDEKNDSPLFTMIAINPLTTKHFTLNSFCTPAPHIERLLDDDVCESLLAGVFQSGHLVIWDLRGGVSRVLGDGETQTCRLARWAGPRTLLTGYLNGEVNLYQCKPTEAKGICH, encoded by the exons ATGACTGAGGAGAGTCTGACCagtgaaaataaagagaga CTGAGGCGGCGACTGGAGCTGCTGCAGAGGGAGTATGAGAGAACAGTTCAGCGActgcag CGTGCAGAGCGCAGGGAGGCTGTCCGCAGACATGTGCAGAACAGAATCTCGGACCAGAACCGGTTGCTGGAGATCAGCACGTCGGGCTCTTCTCAGCTGAGTCCTGCTTCTTCCTCTGTGTTAAACTCTGACCTGCTTTCAGACCAAAACTTACCACCGGAAACAG agcCTGATGATGATTTTCCCACAACAAAGAAAATTCCCCTCGTCCGTTTCCATCTCCCTGACACGTCTGACGTTTCTCCCTGTTCCACGCCATCATGCAGACGAAGCCCCACTAAACGCCTGCGTTCCAAACAGAGTCGCCTGCGTCTGCAGAGAAGGGAGAGGGAGTCTGATACTGACAGTCGGGAGAAAGGGTTAGAAGACGTGGAGGAAAGACTGAGTGAAGTGAGTGACCAGAAGATGATTAATGGCGAGGGGACTAGTTATAAGACGAGCCTGGATATGGAGAGAGTTGGAGAGAGTGGACAGAACGAGAAGAACCAGAATGGATGGAAGGAGAAGGAGAGTGATTGGGAGATGGATgaagaaaagcagagagagggatTGAAGGATGGGTTGAGACCAAATGAGGAAAGCACAGATGTAAAGTTAAGGATGAATACAGATGCATCTCTCTGTTCAGCAGCAGAGACCCCCTTCCGTAACCAATCACCTGTGGAAATCTTTCCAACGAGCCAATTGGAAGTTCCGATTCGTCCGGTTGGCCAGTCAGAGGATAAGGATTCACAATCAAGCCCCTCAGCATCTGACCAGTTATTTTTGCAAATACAATCCTGCCAGTCACATGACCGTTCTGACCAATCCCAAGACAAGGAAGATGCGAATGGAGAAGAAAGTGGTGCAGAAAAAGACTGTGAAATCATAGTTCCACCCTcctcagaaaagcctagtttcCTTGACTCCTGTACTTTGATCGAGGGTCTACCGTTTCCGGTGGAGTATTACGTTCGTACGACCAGGCGCATGGCTGCATCCCAGAGCCCTGTAGACCTAGACGCTGTCATCCACAGCCAGCTCTCGGGGGCAAGGGGCAGGAGAAGGTCCAACCTATCACAGAGACAAACTGGAGGTCATGTGACCTCTGAAGCCTCTCGGCCAGACGGCAGACTGCCTGACCATCCCAGACACAGAGGGCGTGGTCAAAGGGGGCGGAGAGGACACAGGAGAAAACGAGCAGTAGGCATGACAACACGTACAGAAAGTTGTTCTGAGTCTCTTCCAGATTCAGAATCAGCCACTGAATCTCTCATCCAATCACAGGCTGAGCCTCTCCCACGGGCATCTGTGAGTCAGACGGAGCCAATCCAAACACCGGAACCTGCTTTAAAtaaaccacattttaaaaaccttTCAGACTCCCAGCTTAATCTGGACTGTAAACTCTTACCTGATGAAGTCTACCCGATATTTAGGAGGAGACCTAGCCAAGCGGAAAGGGTTGTGTTGAGTTCTCAAGACCAAGCAAGCACAAATG ACAGTTCGCCTCTTCTGCTGTCGTTGGCTTCACTCACTGAAGCTTTGAAGATGAAGAACTATAGACACCTTGGCCAACTGCTAACCACTTTCGATGTCCAGGATTTTCACCTACCAGACAATGAGTTTGGCCAATTGAAACTAGACAGACTCCGCACTTCTTACACAAACGTGGAACCTTTGATTCCATCTTACTCTGCGTACAACACGCGACGCAGCAGCAGGCTTCATGGCTTTAGATCACATAGGGATAAGGATAACTCTGAAGTAGAGTGTGAAGAACAGGAAAGGTTTAAGTCACGGAGTCTAACACCCAGCTGCTCTCTGGAGGGTAGCTTTCCTCTGAGTTTTCCTAATCGCTCAGGTATGAACGGGTATACAGAGTCAACAAAGCAGATACAGTCCGAGGCTGACAGCCAGAAATCCGACATTCCCAGTGGTGATCGTGATAATGATCCAGGGCCTGAGCATTCTGTACAGTTGAGCAGTGCTCACCAACTGGATGAATCTCTCCAGGACAAAGGTTACTCCCAGACGTCTATGGCCACTGAAGACAAAGAAAAGGAAACGCAGTTGAAGTACAATGAAGAAACACATGGAGAACAACAATCGTGCCCACGAAATGAAGCTCCACTACCTTCAGACCAAGGATCCCAATGTGCAGCACTGCTCAACCTTAGCGCATCACTGACATCAAACACTCAGCATGGTCCTGACCTATCCCTTCCACTTCTGGGCATCACGCCTCGTCTTTTGAACCCCACCTCACCCACAGTCCAGACTGGCCTTCTCGCATCTCCTTCTGACCAGAGCCTCGTTTTGTGTCCTTCTCAGCTTGAGCATGTGGCGACACCAAGGTTAAGCCAGAATGAAGGTCAAGCAGCAGCGTTAACCCAGAGCCAAGCTCCTGCCACAAGGTTAGGGTCTGAACTCAGAGAAAACACTCAACCAGCCACTGATGTGAACATTTCGGAATGTGCCCATAACGACATTCCTGAAAATAGCCCTAAAAACAAGGACAGTACAGAGGAAGAAGCCCAACATCAAGACATCACTGAGTTTCAGAGTGTTTCTGAATACGAGATTTGTCCTGAAACTGGGAGTCAGTCACAGAGACAGACTGAACAGAAGGATATTGAACAGAAGGGCAGTGGCCCTGTGACAAAGCCCTGTACCACCAATGAGACATCAGTCctgtcagccaatcagagcccgGGTTCTTATGTAACAGGCCAAAATGATACCACTGTGCATATGGCGAGTTATGCCAGCTTGGTGGGTCAAACAGCTGATACTGAGACAGCGTATCCTGGGACGCCAGTTGCCTCCTGTGACAGTCTTCAAAAGACTCACACTATAAAG GCTCTGGAGGGAGGTTGCGTGTTGGACGTGTGTTTGCTTCGACGGCCATCTGaggactggtgtgtgtgtgtggctggagagtggagtgtgtgtgtttgggtccaGAAGGTGGGCGTGCAGCAGTGGGATCTTCTACACACTTGGACTTTCACACAA TCTGTCATCTCTCTTCAAGAAGTCCCAGATTCTCCTGGCTTGCTCTGTGTATCCTTGGGGAGGCTGGAGATCACAGAAGTGAG GGTCCTCTGCTGTGCCAGTCCAGCTGGAGAGTTCTCTCAGGCTGAGCTGTGTAAAGGTGCTCTGCAGGCTGTAGTGGCTGTGTCTGACCGCAGGCTGGTGTGCTGCACTGCTCCTGGAGCCCAGCAGAAAGTTACAGTGTTTACACTCTCCCCGGATGGAAG AGCTACAGATTCCCTAACCCTAGTTTCGACCAGTCTAAGTATTCAGACCTTGGCCGCTGTTGAAAATAAGAAAGATGCACTCATTGGATGGACTGAATGTAAGACCCTCCTGATATG GAACATGAAGTCCGGTCTAATGATTCAGACTGTGCGACTGGCAGAGACAATGTCCACAGCGGTCTGTCTGAGAGGATGGTCGTATAAG ggggcgctgtgtgtCTTGCTCCAACGCGCCGGTGCATGTGATGAAAAGAATGATTCCCCTCTGTTCACAATGATTGCCATAAATCCACTCACTACCAAACACTTCACGCTGAACTCTTTCTGCACTCCAGCTCCTCATATCGAGAG gtTGCTAGATGATGATGTTTGTGAATCTCTGCTGGCGGGTGTCTTCCAGTCAGGCCATTTGGTCATCTGGGATTTGAGAGGAGGCGTGTCCAGAGTGCTCGGAGATGGGGAAACACAAACGTGTCGACTAGCACGGTGGGCGGGGCCAAGAACTCTACTCACTGGATATTTAAATGGAGAGGTTAATCTCTATCAGTGTAAACCTACAGAAGCCAAAGGGATTTGTCATTAA
- the plk1 gene encoding serine/threonine-protein kinase PLK1, giving the protein MSAASAKAVKPSAHIDPKSAPLKEIPDILVDPRTMKRYMRGRFLGKGGFAKCYEITDMDTKEVFAGKVVPKSLLMKPHQKEKMSTEIAIHKSLDDPHVVGFHGFFEDDDFVFVVLEICRRRSLLELHKRRKAVTEPEARYFMRQTIQGVHYLHNNRVIHRDLKLGNLFLNDDMEVKIGDFGLATKIEFDGERKKTLCGTPNYIAPEVLCKKGHSFEVDVWSLGCILYTLLVGKPPFETSCLKETYVRIKKNEYTIPRHINPLASTLIRRMLHADPTLRPSVADLLTDEFFTSGYVPLRLPTSCLTVPPRFSIAPSSLEPGLHRRPLTALNKDSPIGKVEPPQKEDLQQRDGDEQPESHLNDMLQQLTSVIAARPSERDYVRQEEAEDPACIPIFWISKWVDYSDKYGLGYQLCDNSVGVLFNDSTRLIMYEDGDSLQYIDRNSAESYLSVRSYPAALSKKITLLKYFRNYMSEHLLKAGANITPRDGDELTRLPYLRHWFRTKSAIVLHLSNGTVQINFFQDHTKLILCPLMGAVTYINEKREFCTYKMSLIEEYGCCKELASRLRYARSMVEKLMACKNTATAPTSAATSAR; this is encoded by the exons ATGAGCGCGGCATCAGCGAAGGCGGTGAAGCCTTCGGCTCACATCGACCCCAAGTCAGCGCCCCTCAAAGAGATCCCCGATATCCTGGTGGACCCCCGCACCATGAAGCGCTACATGAGGGGTCGATTTCTGGGCAAAGGCGGCTTTGCCAAGTGCTACGAGATCACGGACATGGACACAAAGGAGGTTTTCGCCGGTAAAGTGGTGCCCAAGTCGCTGCTCATGAAGCCCCACCAGAAGGAGAAGATGAGCACCGAAATCGCCATCCACAAGAGCCTGGATGACCCGCATGTCGTGGGGTTTCATGGCTTCTTCGAGGACGACGACTTCGTTTTCGTTGTGCTGGAGATCTGTCGAAGAAGG TCTCTTCTAGAGCTGCACAAGCGCAGAAAGGCAGTGACGGAGCCTGAAGCAAGGTACTTCATGCGCCAGACAATCCAGGGTGTCCACTACCTCCACAATAACAGGGTCATTCACCGTGACCTTAAACTTGGCAACCTGTTCCTGAACGATGACATGGAGGTTAAGATTG GTGACTTTGGATTGGCCACAAAGATCGAGTTTGATGGCGAGCGAAAGAAAACGCTGTGTGGAACTCCGAACTACATTGCCCCTGAGGTGCTGTGTAAAAAAGGGCATAGTTTTGAAGTGGACGTCTGGTCACTGGGTTGTATTCT GTACACTCTTCTGGTTGGTAAACCTCCATTTGAGACGTCATGCCTGAAGGAGACCTACGTCCGCATCAAAAAGAATGAATACACTATCCCCAGA CACATTAACCCTCTAGCTTCGACACTGATCCGCCGGATGCTTCATGCTGACCCCACTCTCCGGCCCTCTGTAGCCGACCTTCTCACAGATGAGTTCTTCACCTCCGGTTATGTCCCCCTCAGGCTCCCCACCTCTTGCCTCACTGTACCTCCTAGGTTCTCGATCGCTCCTTCCAGCCTTGAGCCCGGCCTCCACCGCAGACCTCTTACTGCTCTGAATAAAG ATAGTCCAATTGGGAAAGTGGAGCCACCTCAAAAGGAGGACCTTCAGCAGAG AGATGGAGATGAACAGCCAGAAAGCCACTTAAACGACATGCTGCAGCAACTGACCAGCGTCATAGCCGCCAGACCTTCAGAGAGGGATTATGTAAGGCAAG AGGAAGCTGAGGACCCCGCCTGTATCCCCATCTTCTGGATCAGCAAATGGGTCGACTACTCTGACAAATATGGCCTGG GGTATCAGTTGTGTGATAACAGTGTTGGGGTCCTGTTCAACGACTCCACCCGTCTGATCATGTACGAGGATGGAGACAGTCTACAGTACATTGACCGGAACTCGGCCGAGTCCTACCTCAGTGTGCGCTCTTACCCTGCTGCACTTTCCAAAAAG ATCACCCTGCTGAAGTATTTTAGGAACTATATGAGCGAGCACCTGTTGAAGGCGGGAGCCAACATAACACCACGTGATGGTGATGAACTGACGCGTTTGCCCTACCTCCGACACTGGTTCCGCACCAAGAGCGCCATTGTGCTCCATCTCAGCAATGGCACAGTACAGATTAACTTCTTCCAG GACCACACAAAGCTGATCCTGTGTCCCCTGATGGGTGCGGTGACCTATATCAACGAGAAGCGTGAGTTCTGCACCTATAAGATGAGCCTGATCGAGGAGTACGGCTGCTGTAAGGAGCTGGCCAGTCGCTTGCGCTATGCCCGCAGCATGGTGGAGAAACTAATGGCTTGCAaaaacacagccacagcaccCACCTCAGCTGCCACCTCTGCCCGTTAG